In Tachysurus vachellii isolate PV-2020 chromosome 1, HZAU_Pvac_v1, whole genome shotgun sequence, a genomic segment contains:
- the fbxl8 gene encoding F-box/LRR-repeat protein 8, which yields MDLPEEILAHIFSFLSLKDKCNAFLVCKTWSNSLTCSSAWTHAEIMCDSRDCVPQRFSDRLPCIRHLKLIVSVDEPAHRQTGLWVLQQVLARGHGRLRRLCVSCLGNPPLFYSGQDLLHGLVDVLNSGSSLMALDMRGVPFTLNDSCIKCIAALCPALQSLFINNSSLVCGVVSETIRYVLKSCPSLNTIGLFQASISHDVLRDLLEPQRTKLMLLELRCERSLKYVTPLSDQIWADVKRRHPGLRVDLELDHTLPELQVPSVLQPSIPVRQLRLHTWTCLLDELRLVAQSYAGTLEVLELQTTASPELNTVLVSIATQCTKLCEVHCYCVVSQNVIEAFCSLCPDLHRYTLKTRKELHPWTCTTLR from the exons ATGGATCTTCCAGAAGAAATCCTTGCACATATTTTCTCTTTCCTGTCACTGAAGGATAAATGCAATGCCTTCCTGGTGTGTAAAACGTGGTCCAACAGCTTAACCTGCTCAAGTGCATGGACACACGCTGAGATCAT GTGTGATTCTAGAGACTGTGTTCCTCAGAGGTTCTCTGATCGTCTACCATGTATTAGACATTTAAAGCTGATTGTCAGTGTGGATGAACCTGCTCATCGACAGACTGGTCTGTGGGTTCTGCAACAGGTTCTAGCCAGGGGTCATGGCAGACTGCGCAGGTTATGCGTCAGCTGCTTGGGGAACCCACCTCTGTTTTACTCAGGACAGGACCTGCTGCACGGATTGGTGGATGTCTTGAACAGCGGTTCGTCCCTCATGGCCCTGGACATGAGGGGTGTTCCGTTCACCCTGAATGACAGCTGTATCAAGTGTATAGCTGCTCTCTGCCCTGCCCTGCAAAGTCTCTTCATCAATAACAGTTCTCTGGTGTGTGGAGTCGTCTCAGAGACAATCAGGTACGTCCTGAAAAGCTGTCCATCGCTGAATACTATCGGGCTCTTCCAAGCCAGCATATCTCACGATGTCCTCCGAGACCTCCTCGAACCCCAAAGAACAAAACTAATGCTGCTGGAGTTGCGCTGCGAGCGCTCGCTGAAGTACGTCACGCCGCTTAGCGATCAAATCTGGGCAGACGTGAAACGCAGGCATCCCGGTCTAAGAGTAGACCTGGAGCTGGACCACACGCTTCCGGAGCTCCAGGTTCCCAGCGTTCTTCAGCCCAGCATCCCTGTGAGACAGCTCCGCCTCCACACGTGGACTTGTCTGCTGGACGAGTTACGTCTTGTGGCTCAGAGTTACGCAGGAACGCTGGAGGTGCTGGAACTACAGACCACCGCTTCCCCAGAGCTCAACACGGTGCTGGTCTCCATAGCAACGCAGTGCACAAAACTCTGTGAGGTTCACTGTTACTGTGTGGTTTCGCAGAATGTGATAGAAGCCTTCTGCTCATTGTGTCCTGacttacacagatacacactgaaaACGCGTAAAGAGCTCCACCCGTGGACCTGCACCACTCTTAgatag
- the ogfod1 gene encoding prolyl 3-hydroxylase OGFOD1: MSTKRRSNGTNKGKSVKKSKEGEVAVISSDLKDDVIRNGMKDAWRKKTSFSQGGVQLDCDPFPHCMIRNFVQNESFVENLRDELLHLNFHSKSNDLYKFQQSDDLKKRKEHHISEIRSLLFHQFRSWLSEVLGVDLEPTVDISCAKYEHTDTLLCHDDELEGRRVAFILYLVTPWDLSDGGTLDLYNTNEHYEPVSIVKSLLPSWNTLLFFEVSPVSFHQVSEVLTDEKCRLSLSGWFHGLSLQRPLRYTEPGAPRHTHVLADETLLFEWVNETYMDPLYQAQVQQEFEDTSEIRLPNFLQEEKYTQVIEALRLAEIQWERTGPPNKRCYARAQLQNLPSCLKECWDLLMSEAFFLLLSNLTGLSLHALAAGDEESDSEGQEGPTDGQEGQRDGQEGPSGTGDGEDNRNHRDGQGPSSTSSSTEKTPKGPPVCVGELRRWSHGDYTLLHDSVKREFALDLLLHLGCTGWKAEFGGFTSYIAHDEDEELLTVYPEENSLALVYRDKETLKFIKHINHNSVQENEHAAFTHFYDFSFTYYE; this comes from the exons ATGTCTACTAAACGGCGCTCGAACGGCACAAATAAAGGGAAAAGTGTTAAAAAGAGTAAAGAGGGCGAGGTCGCTGTGATCAGCTCGGACCTGAAGGATGATGTGATCCGGAATGGAATGAAAGACGCTTGGAGGAAAAAGACGAGTTTTTCTCAGG GCGGCGTGCAGCTGGACTGTGATCCGTTTCCTCACTGTATGATCAGGAACTTTGTTCAGAACGAGAGTTTTGTGGAGAACCTAAGAGATGAACTGCTGCATCTCAACTTTCACAGCAAATCCAACGACCTGTACAAATTCCAGCAG TCTGATGATCtgaagaagaggaaagagcatCACATTTCTGAAATAAG gtcaCTTCTTTTCCACCAGTTCCGCTCGTGGCTGTCTGAAGTGTTAGGAGTGGACTTGGAGCCGACTGTGGATATTTCCTGTGCTAAATACGAGCACACAG ACACCTTGCTGTGTCACGATGATGAACTTGAAGGCCGGAGAGTCGCTTTCATCCTTTACTTAGTGACTCCGTGGGACCTGAGTGATGGAGGAACTTTAGATTTGTACAACAcaaacg aacatTATGAACCAGTGAGCATAGTGAAGTCTCTTCTGCCCAGCTGGAacactttgttgttttttgaagTCTCTCCTGTTTCCTTCCATCag gTGTCTGAGGTTCTTACTGATGAAAAGTGTCGTTTGTCTCTGAGTGGTTGGTTTCATGGTTTGTCCCTGCAGAGACCGCTGCGCTACACAGAACCCGGAGCACCACGTCACACACACGTCCTCGCAGAT gagacATTGTTGTTTGAGTGGGTGAATGAGACCTACATGGATCCTCTGTATCAGGCTCAGGTCCAGCAGGAGTTTGAGGACACTTCAGAAATCCGCTTGCCGAACTTCCTGCAG GAGGAGAAATATACGCAGGTGATCGAAGCCTTGCGATTGGCTGAAATCCAGTGGGAGAGGACAGGACCGCCCAATAAGAG atgtTATGCCCGAGCACAGCTACAGAATTTACCCTCCTGCCTAAAGGAATGCTGGGATCTGCTCATGTCTGAGGCCTTCTTCCTCCTGCTGTCCAACCTGACCGGGCTGAGCCTGCATGCGCTAGCTGCCGGAGACGAGGAGAGCGACAGCGAGGGTCAGGAAGGTCCGACAGACGGAcaggagggacagagagacgggCAGGAGGGACCGAGTGGCACAGGTGATGGAGAGGATAATAGAAATCATCGTGATGGTCAAGGCCCCAGTAGCACTTCATCATCAACAGAGAAGACACCCAAAG gtcctcctgtgtgtgttggtgaacTCCGTCGTTGGTCTCACGGTGATTACACTCTGCTGCACGACTCTGTAAAAAGAGAGTTTGCACTGGACCTGCTGCTTCATTTGGGCTGTACAG GGTGGAAGGCCGAGTTCGGAGGATTCACGTCGTACATCGCTCACGATGAAGACGAAGAG cTCCTGACCGTGTACCCTGAGGAGAACTCTTTAGCGTTAGtgtacagagacaaagagacactgAAATTCATCAAACACATCAATCACAACAGCGTTCAGGAGAACGAACACGCCGCGTTCACACACTTTTACGATTTCTCTTTCACCTACTACGAATAA